In Bos indicus x Bos taurus breed Angus x Brahman F1 hybrid chromosome 1, Bos_hybrid_MaternalHap_v2.0, whole genome shotgun sequence, a single window of DNA contains:
- the SMCO1 gene encoding single-pass membrane and coiled-coil domain-containing protein 1 produces MNNETTTLISLKEAMKRVDHKLQALEAHFKELDFIKDNLTQKFEDHSKTLANQGAQDELWKAVLSLKFTSMELNILYSYVIEVLVHLHTCVLEKLPDLVRSLPTLASILRRKVKNKRIRVVWESVLEEHGLQEGDITALCIFFVAHGNKAEHYIAKVRQMYIRDINFMISNMVKNQALQDGLLKAVQVIEKGKAEMAPQEKKSPLKELIPSVKS; encoded by the exons ATGAACAATGAAACCACAACCCTGATATCCTTGAAGGAGGCAATGAAAAG AGTAGACCACAAACTCCAAGCTTTAGAAGCACATTTTAAAGAACTGGACTTCATCAAGGATAATCTGACACAGAAATTTGAAGATCATAGCAAGACTTTGGCAAACCAGGGAGCCCAAGATGAGCTATGGAAAGCAGTTCTGTCACTCAA GTTCACCTCAATGGAACTGAATATTTTATACAGCTACGTCATTGAAGTACTTGTCCACTTGCACACTTGTGTGCTTGAGAAGCTGCCAGATCTGGTGAGAAGTCTTCCCACCTTAGCCTCCATCCTTAGACGAAAAGTCAAGAATAAGCGCATCAGAGTTGTATGGGAGTCTGTTCTGGAGGAACATGGGTTGCAAGAAGGAGATATCACAGcactgtgtatcttctttgtagCACATGGTAACAAGGCAGAACACTACATTGCTAAAGTAAGGCAGATGTATATAAGAGATATCAATTTCATGATCTCTAATATGGTAAAGAACCAGGCGCTGCAGGATGGTTTGCTGAAGGCTGTGCAGGTCATTGAGAAGGGGAAAGCAGAGATGGCCCCCCAAGAGAAAAAGTCACCCCTAAAAGAGTTGATACCATCAGTCAAAAGCTAA